The Litoreibacter ponti genome includes a window with the following:
- a CDS encoding FadR/GntR family transcriptional regulator, protein MPFQKIEAEKLSTAVVRQIELLILRGILKPGERLPSEREMAEKMGVSRPSLREAVAHLQERGLLATKAGAGIYVAEVVGAAFSDALVQLFADHDEAVFDYISFRRDLEGLAAARAARMGSDTDLTVVDTIFRKMEAAHTKRNPAEEAQLDAEFHLAIIEASHNVIMLHMMRAMFQMLREGVFYNRQMMFKQRTTRDTLLDQHRAINEALQARDEAGARAAVEAHLTYVEDSLSDSQKASRNEAIAKQRLEYENSR, encoded by the coding sequence ATGCCATTTCAGAAAATCGAGGCGGAGAAGCTGTCCACAGCCGTGGTCCGCCAGATCGAGCTTTTGATCCTGCGCGGCATCCTCAAGCCCGGCGAGCGCCTTCCGTCGGAGCGCGAAATGGCCGAAAAAATGGGCGTGTCGCGCCCGTCACTGCGCGAAGCGGTAGCCCATCTGCAAGAGCGTGGATTGCTGGCGACCAAGGCAGGCGCGGGCATATACGTGGCGGAGGTCGTGGGCGCGGCCTTCTCCGACGCACTGGTGCAACTGTTTGCCGACCACGACGAGGCGGTGTTCGACTACATCTCCTTTCGCCGCGATCTCGAAGGGCTGGCAGCGGCACGCGCCGCGCGTATGGGCTCAGACACGGACTTGACGGTGGTCGACACGATCTTCCGCAAAATGGAAGCGGCCCACACCAAACGAAACCCGGCGGAAGAGGCGCAGCTCGATGCCGAATTCCATCTGGCCATCATCGAGGCCAGCCATAATGTCATCATGCTGCACATGATGCGCGCGATGTTCCAGATGCTGCGCGAAGGCGTGTTCTACAACCGCCAGATGATGTTCAAGCAGCGCACCACCCGCGACACGCTTCTGGACCAGCACCGCGCCATCAATGAGGCGCTGCAGGCCCGCGACGAAGCGGGCGCCCGCGCTGCGGTCGAGGCGCATCTCACTTACGTCGAGGACAGTTTGTCAGACAGCCAGAAGGCGTCACGCAATGAAGCGATCGCCAAACAAAGGCTGGAATACGAAAACTCCCGCTAG
- a CDS encoding mandelate racemase/muconate lactonizing enzyme family protein produces MKLQDLDIIVTSPPAPGWGGQYWIFVKVTTACGITGVGEVYASAVGPDAMRAVIEDVFTRHMAGESAENVEWMFRRAYSSGFTQRPDPTVMGAFSGLEIACWDILGKARERPVWALLGGMMNPRVRAYTYLYPLPHHDLTDFWTSPEMAAEAAIDAVDRGYTAVKFDPAGPYTIHAGHQPAMFDLSLSVAFCKAIREAVGDRADLLFGTHGQFNTAGAIRMGRAIEPYQPLWFEEPLPPDNALEFAEVARAVAIPISAGERLTTKAEFATLLRTGGVKILQPALGRAGGIWEMKKLAALAEVFNAEMAPHLYAGPVEWAANIHLGASLPNLLMCETIETDFHRDLIGGAIAVENGFITPPQTPGLGIELNEDLARANPWTGQGLHLQMQEEPCDYQNGNSFAGGAPLKT; encoded by the coding sequence CTGAAGCTTCAGGACCTCGACATCATCGTTACCTCACCCCCGGCCCCCGGCTGGGGCGGGCAATATTGGATCTTCGTCAAGGTCACGACTGCCTGCGGCATCACCGGCGTGGGGGAGGTCTATGCCTCCGCCGTCGGCCCCGACGCTATGCGCGCGGTGATCGAGGATGTGTTCACCCGGCATATGGCGGGTGAGAGCGCCGAGAACGTCGAATGGATGTTCCGCCGCGCCTATTCATCCGGCTTCACGCAGCGCCCCGATCCCACAGTGATGGGCGCGTTCTCGGGGCTGGAGATCGCCTGTTGGGACATTCTTGGCAAGGCGCGGGAGCGCCCCGTTTGGGCCTTGCTCGGCGGCATGATGAACCCGCGCGTGCGCGCCTACACCTATCTCTACCCGCTGCCGCATCATGATCTGACGGATTTCTGGACCTCGCCCGAGATGGCCGCGGAAGCCGCCATTGATGCGGTGGATCGCGGCTATACGGCCGTCAAGTTCGATCCGGCTGGCCCCTACACGATCCACGCTGGTCACCAACCTGCAATGTTCGACCTGTCCCTGTCGGTCGCCTTTTGCAAGGCCATCCGCGAGGCGGTCGGCGACCGCGCCGACCTGCTCTTTGGCACCCACGGGCAGTTCAACACCGCAGGCGCGATCCGCATGGGCCGCGCGATCGAGCCTTACCAGCCGCTCTGGTTCGAAGAGCCGCTGCCGCCCGACAACGCGCTCGAATTTGCCGAGGTCGCCCGCGCCGTCGCCATCCCGATCTCTGCGGGTGAACGCCTGACGACCAAGGCCGAGTTTGCCACGCTCCTGCGCACCGGCGGCGTCAAAATCCTGCAGCCCGCCTTGGGCCGCGCTGGCGGCATCTGGGAGATGAAGAAGCTGGCCGCGCTGGCAGAGGTTTTCAACGCGGAAATGGCCCCGCACCTTTATGCCGGGCCCGTCGAGTGGGCCGCCAACATCCATCTCGGCGCGTCCCTGCCGAACCTGTTGATGTGCGAGACGATCGAGACTGACTTCCACCGCGACCTGATCGGCGGCGCCATCGCGGTCGAGAACGGTTTCATCACGCCGCCGCAGACCCCGGGCCTCGGGATAGAGCTGAACGAGGATCTGGCGCGCGCCAATCCGTGGACGGGGCAGGGGCTGCATCTGCAGATGCAAGAAGAGCCCTGCGATTACCAGAACGGCAATTCCTTTGCCGGGGGCGCGCCGCTGAAGACCTAG
- a CDS encoding alcohol dehydrogenase catalytic domain-containing protein, producing MTTIRAAVCHSFGAPLSVEEVELRAPIAGEVEVTLEACAICFSDISYLDGGWGGNLPAVYGHEASGRITALGDGVTGYAVGDAVLVTLIRSCAACAPCASGVPTQCATPYDKMAGPLTTATGGALEHGLACGAFAERAVVDQSQIARIPDDMAMDAACLLSCGVITGVGAAVNTANVRPGQTVVVIGAGGVGLNAIQGAAIAGAARIIAVDMVPEKLDVAREFGATDGVLATDEAPWARVAEITNGRMADAVLVTVGAIPAFEAAPRYLAASGNMYIVGLPHSGDMARYEPVILGALGQGMKGSKMGDVVLRRDIPWMVDLYQQGRLKLDELVSGRWSLDQINEAIADTRSGAARRNVIVFK from the coding sequence ATGACGACAATACGAGCCGCAGTTTGCCACAGCTTTGGCGCGCCCCTGAGTGTGGAGGAGGTCGAGCTGCGCGCGCCGATTGCGGGCGAGGTCGAGGTCACGCTAGAGGCCTGCGCAATCTGCTTTTCGGATATTTCATATCTTGATGGCGGCTGGGGTGGCAATCTGCCCGCAGTCTACGGACACGAGGCGTCGGGGCGGATCACCGCATTGGGGGACGGCGTGACCGGTTATGCGGTTGGCGACGCGGTGCTCGTCACCCTGATCCGGTCCTGCGCCGCTTGCGCGCCGTGTGCGTCGGGCGTGCCCACGCAATGCGCGACCCCCTATGACAAAATGGCCGGGCCGCTCACCACTGCCACGGGCGGCGCGTTGGAACACGGGCTGGCCTGCGGGGCCTTTGCCGAACGCGCGGTGGTCGACCAAAGCCAGATTGCGCGCATCCCCGATGACATGGCGATGGACGCGGCGTGCCTTCTGTCATGCGGCGTGATCACGGGGGTGGGCGCTGCGGTGAACACGGCGAATGTCCGTCCGGGCCAAACCGTGGTCGTCATCGGCGCGGGCGGGGTCGGGTTGAATGCCATTCAGGGCGCGGCCATCGCGGGGGCCGCACGCATCATCGCGGTCGATATGGTGCCAGAGAAGCTCGATGTCGCGCGCGAATTCGGCGCAACGGACGGGGTTCTCGCGACTGACGAAGCACCATGGGCGCGCGTCGCCGAGATCACCAATGGCCGCATGGCCGATGCCGTCCTCGTGACCGTGGGCGCGATCCCCGCGTTCGAGGCCGCGCCGCGCTATCTGGCGGCAAGTGGCAACATGTATATTGTGGGTCTGCCGCATTCGGGCGATATGGCGCGCTACGAGCCCGTGATCCTCGGGGCGCTGGGGCAGGGGATGAAGGGCTCGAAGATGGGGGACGTCGTCTTGCGGCGCGACATTCCATGGATGGTGGATCTGTACCAGCAGGGCCGCCTGAAGCTCGACGAGTTGGTCTCCGGCCGTTGGTCTCTCGACCAGATCAACGAGGCCATCGCCGATACCCGATCCGGTGCCGCCCGACGCAATGTCATCGTGTTCAAATAG
- the pobA gene encoding 4-hydroxybenzoate 3-monooxygenase, whose protein sequence is MRTQVAIIGGGPSGMLLSRLLRLAGIDSVVLERRTRAYVLSRIRAGVLEWGTVEMLKHANLGARMQSEGFVHTGTYLAAQNRGFRIDFDALIGKKVMVYGQTEVTRDLYDAHGDAVIHEVDGVTPGGLDTDAPFVTYTKDGTEHRIDCDFVAGCDGFHGVSRKAIPTHVLQEFERVYPFGWLGVLSETPPVSDELIYANHARGFALCSMRNAALSRYYIQALVDDPLEKWSDAAFWDELKRRIPEDAADTLVTGPSIEKSIAPLRSYVAEPMRWGRLFLVGDAAHIVPPTGAKGLNLAVSDVHYLFEGLTQHYQGDDHGLDCYSERALARVWKAVRFSWWMTTKLHRFPDQTAFDQRIQEAELSYLEHSTAAQTELAENYVGLPY, encoded by the coding sequence ATGCGCACTCAGGTTGCCATCATCGGCGGCGGCCCATCGGGCATGCTGCTGTCCCGCTTGCTGCGTCTGGCGGGTATCGACAGCGTTGTGCTGGAGCGGCGCACGCGCGCCTACGTGCTGTCGCGCATCCGCGCAGGTGTACTGGAATGGGGCACGGTTGAGATGCTGAAGCACGCCAATCTCGGCGCACGGATGCAGAGCGAGGGTTTCGTTCACACCGGCACTTACCTTGCCGCGCAGAATCGCGGCTTTCGCATCGATTTCGATGCGCTCATTGGCAAGAAGGTCATGGTTTACGGCCAGACCGAAGTGACGCGCGATCTGTATGATGCCCATGGTGACGCGGTGATCCACGAGGTGGACGGCGTCACGCCGGGCGGGCTCGACACCGATGCGCCTTTCGTGACCTACACGAAGGATGGCACCGAGCACCGCATTGATTGCGACTTCGTGGCGGGCTGTGACGGCTTCCACGGCGTCTCGCGCAAGGCGATCCCGACGCACGTGTTGCAGGAGTTCGAGCGGGTTTACCCCTTTGGCTGGCTCGGCGTTTTGTCCGAGACGCCCCCCGTGTCCGACGAGCTGATCTACGCCAACCACGCCCGCGGCTTTGCGCTGTGTTCGATGCGCAACGCGGCGCTCAGCCGCTACTACATTCAAGCCCTGGTCGATGACCCGCTGGAGAAGTGGAGCGATGCCGCTTTCTGGGACGAGCTGAAACGCCGCATCCCAGAGGACGCCGCCGACACGTTGGTCACTGGCCCCAGCATCGAGAAATCCATTGCCCCGCTGCGCTCTTACGTGGCGGAGCCAATGCGGTGGGGGCGGCTGTTTCTGGTGGGCGATGCCGCCCATATCGTGCCGCCGACAGGGGCGAAGGGGCTGAACTTGGCCGTGTCGGATGTGCATTACTTGTTCGAGGGGCTGACGCAGCACTATCAGGGCGATGACCATGGGCTGGACTGTTATTCCGAGCGCGCGTTGGCGCGGGTCTGGAAGGCCGTGCGGTTCTCGTGGTGGATGACAACCAAGCTGCACCGCTTCCCCGATCAAACCGCGTTTGATCAGCGTATCCAAGAGGCGGAATTGAGCTATCTGGAACACTCGACCGCGGCCCAGACGGAGCTGGCGGAGAACTACGTGGGACTACCCTATTGA